In one window of Gammaproteobacteria bacterium DNA:
- a CDS encoding type II secretion system F family protein, giving the protein MTWYNFKGKNASEHLVQGRYNAESELTLRSRLQSAGILVLSIEKMAFFQVMFVVLKQFGSRFFPVRKFDLSMFYYQLAGMLDMGIPIKNALFIIAAHLNNPRLAHVLRDIIEKLSKGFSFSEALQKHERLFSSSTLQLISFAHTREELSAILQYCDQSTKRVSFSQKIFLVAMPQLSIAVVLFSGLFFLRLHYLKDFYYALYVFGNPTPKLIKFFDMLTALFTVHLLRTVVVMFFLLISLKLLIRFYKKAKLIYDAVLCYLPVVSGVVLAIERERLSLLYGVLLKGGASAQKCALYSVAVIGNLFFKRRVQAMSAAIIRGEVFSNTLKHFHIFSAAEVQMITLGALSNNLSASFKRIYGVSQMILEKRLLLLIEFVRLGLYLFNTALFFFLVYVVETLFFYPGIH; this is encoded by the coding sequence ATGACTTGGTATAACTTCAAGGGAAAAAACGCATCAGAGCATTTAGTGCAGGGTCGATACAATGCTGAATCTGAATTAACATTAAGAAGTCGGTTGCAGTCTGCTGGTATTTTGGTGTTGTCTATTGAAAAAATGGCTTTTTTTCAAGTGATGTTTGTTGTCTTAAAGCAATTTGGTAGTCGATTTTTTCCAGTTCGAAAATTTGATCTTTCCATGTTTTATTATCAATTAGCAGGGATGCTGGATATGGGCATACCTATAAAAAATGCGTTGTTTATAATTGCCGCGCATTTAAACAACCCAAGGTTGGCGCATGTGCTTCGGGATATAATAGAGAAGCTTTCAAAAGGGTTTTCTTTTTCTGAAGCATTGCAGAAGCATGAGCGGCTGTTTTCCTCGTCCACGTTGCAATTAATTTCTTTCGCGCATACTCGAGAAGAGCTCTCTGCTATTTTGCAATATTGTGATCAATCTACCAAAAGAGTTTCGTTTTCACAGAAAATATTTCTTGTGGCTATGCCTCAGTTATCTATTGCGGTGGTGTTATTCAGTGGCCTATTTTTTCTACGTTTACATTATTTAAAAGATTTTTATTATGCGCTTTATGTTTTTGGCAACCCTACGCCAAAATTAATCAAATTTTTCGATATGTTAACCGCATTATTTACCGTTCATTTATTAAGAACAGTAGTAGTGATGTTTTTTTTACTCATTAGTCTAAAACTACTTATTCGTTTCTATAAAAAGGCTAAGCTTATTTATGATGCGGTTTTATGTTACCTGCCTGTTGTTAGCGGCGTGGTGTTGGCCATTGAGCGTGAACGTCTATCCTTACTTTATGGTGTGTTATTGAAAGGAGGGGCAAGTGCTCAAAAATGCGCGCTATATAGTGTCGCGGTGATTGGCAACTTATTTTTTAAACGGCGTGTACAAGCAATGTCAGCTGCGATTATTCGAGGGGAAGTTTTTTCTAACACCTTAAAGCATTTTCATATTTTTAGTGCTGCAGAGGTGCAAATGATTACGTTGGGCGCGCTGTCAAATAACTTATCAGCATCGTTTAAGCGTATTTATGGCGTTAGTCAGATGATTTTAGAAAAACGTTTATTGTTATTGATAGAGTTTGTTCGATTAGGCTTGTATTTGTTTAATACGGCGTTGTTTTTCTTCCTGGTCTATGTAGTTGAAACGCTTTTTTTCTACCCAGGAATACATTAA
- the tadA gene encoding Flp pilus assembly complex ATPase component TadA, whose product MQGQYLTLHEGFSFFDFLLQIHPELPVEELSKDLSKSAVLTSSMFAAEYENYKQVSFFDLSKEAITIDRDMQLPEKNAYALNAIVIASSPDGIIVGFANPFDQEVVRSAESIVNAYLKPVMVKAKDLKRLLRLTYRKIEEIQRVASYAQKQYEIVDTFELIDVEEDGQISELANLILRDAFEIDASDIHIEMSRHTVDVRLRIDGILQKYSLPNVSIGDHLVRYFKLLADVDITQDQKPSEGKKVDLIVGQEDINLRISFMPTYDGQSVVIRILGKAASYVLSDKIKSPEYLNEIQNYLARSYGMFLVSGPTGSGKTTTLYSALQEVNKFDRNIITLEDPVEAKIPGANQVQVNEVINYSFADGIRAALRQDPDIIMIGEIRDEITANMAVRAAITGHLVLSTVHARGVSEIPLRLLNLKVDPYLLASALRLTVSQRLVRKICPNCKEVCVLTETEKKFVERYSKNTTNNLTFYHGKGCYYCQETGFSQREAIFEVLHMTAEMITCLAQNSIPEYMELVKQAMLGRTILDHAFILASQGTIAISEVMRMESD is encoded by the coding sequence ATGCAGGGTCAATATCTTACGTTGCACGAGGGATTTAGTTTTTTTGATTTCTTGTTGCAAATTCATCCTGAGCTGCCAGTTGAGGAGCTATCAAAAGATTTGAGTAAATCAGCTGTGTTGACATCGAGCATGTTTGCTGCAGAATATGAAAATTATAAACAAGTATCTTTTTTTGACTTAAGCAAAGAGGCTATCACTATTGATCGTGATATGCAGTTGCCTGAAAAAAATGCTTATGCGCTTAATGCTATTGTCATTGCCAGTTCACCTGATGGTATTATTGTTGGTTTTGCAAATCCTTTTGATCAAGAAGTGGTTCGTTCTGCAGAAAGTATAGTCAATGCTTATTTAAAGCCTGTGATGGTCAAAGCTAAAGACTTAAAACGATTGCTTCGATTAACTTATAGAAAAATTGAGGAAATTCAACGAGTTGCGAGTTATGCGCAAAAACAATATGAAATAGTAGATACGTTTGAATTGATTGACGTCGAAGAAGACGGTCAAATTTCTGAGCTTGCCAATCTCATTTTAAGAGATGCATTTGAAATTGATGCCTCTGATATTCACATTGAAATGAGTCGCCATACAGTGGATGTTAGGCTTCGCATTGATGGAATATTACAAAAATACTCGTTGCCGAATGTTAGTATTGGCGATCACTTGGTGCGTTATTTCAAGCTTCTTGCCGATGTAGATATCACCCAAGATCAGAAACCTAGTGAAGGGAAAAAAGTAGATTTAATCGTTGGTCAAGAAGATATTAATCTTAGAATTTCTTTTATGCCAACCTATGATGGGCAATCTGTTGTTATACGTATTTTAGGAAAAGCAGCATCTTATGTTCTCTCAGATAAAATAAAAAGCCCTGAGTATCTCAATGAAATTCAAAATTATCTTGCAAGAAGTTATGGAATGTTTTTGGTATCTGGGCCCACTGGAAGCGGAAAGACAACAACGCTTTACAGCGCGCTTCAAGAAGTGAATAAGTTTGATAGAAATATTATTACATTAGAAGACCCTGTGGAGGCAAAGATTCCTGGCGCAAATCAAGTGCAAGTCAATGAAGTGATTAATTATAGTTTTGCGGATGGTATTCGTGCGGCATTACGTCAAGATCCAGATATCATCATGATTGGTGAGATTCGCGATGAAATAACGGCAAATATGGCCGTGCGCGCAGCTATCACCGGACACTTAGTGTTATCAACGGTGCATGCGCGTGGAGTATCTGAAATTCCTCTCCGCTTGTTGAATTTGAAAGTGGATCCTTATTTATTGGCTTCAGCATTACGTTTGACAGTTTCGCAGCGTTTAGTAAGAAAAATATGTCCAAACTGTAAAGAGGTTTGTGTTTTGACAGAAACTGAAAAAAAATTTGTTGAACGTTATTCGAAAAACACAACAAATAATCTGACTTTCTATCATGGTAAAGGATGTTATTACTGTCAAGAAACAGGCTTTTCTCAAAGAGAAGCTATTTTTGAAGTGTTACACATGACTGCGGAAATGATTACTTGCCTTGCGCAAAATTCCATTCCAGAGTACATGGAGTTGGTGAAGCAGGCGATGTTGGGCCGAACGATTTTGGATCATGCATTTATATTGGCTTCCCAAGGAACGATTGCAATCAGTGAAGTGATGCGTATGGAGAGCGATTAA
- a CDS encoding tetratricopeptide repeat protein, whose product SAEGEVDLKAQMQQKMQGGAARNPATSAEGQPNAGGGLQAKLAERGGAGFGKTKQRGRGAQSNGNSSAADTNSDSISLADTSSDTAPSDDSNVDDASAGDTSSEDTSAGDVTSEDASAGDVSSDDASSDDSSVDDAGSGDASSEDTSSDAASSSDASVEEASPDVESVEDTSSDQRGTVSIQKVSSQIGANNPTYQQALNFTQLTQYDKAIPLLVNNDKLIIETQGLSALLLAKIYIMTNQYNLADDVLEHSTQLNAGSGVEIVALRAQSKFMQQQYQQVVNLLAPQSPDLSSFPGYYALLAAAYMRLDQPSNAVSIFQQIVAKFPTSANYWLGLALAYQKSGDVNSALIAYRRAAQLSESNPQVLLFINQQLHTLQAT is encoded by the coding sequence CTAGCGCAGAAGGTGAAGTGGATTTGAAAGCACAAATGCAACAAAAAATGCAGGGAGGTGCTGCTCGCAATCCTGCTACCTCAGCAGAGGGTCAACCAAATGCTGGTGGTGGGTTGCAAGCGAAACTGGCAGAGCGGGGTGGCGCTGGTTTCGGCAAGACGAAGCAGCGCGGCCGTGGTGCTCAAAGTAATGGCAACAGTAGTGCTGCAGATACGAATTCTGACAGCATAAGTTTAGCGGATACTAGCTCGGATACTGCGCCTTCTGATGATTCAAACGTTGATGATGCTAGCGCTGGTGATACGAGCTCAGAAGATACTAGCGCTGGCGATGTAACTTCTGAAGATGCTAGCGCTGGTGATGTGAGTTCTGATGATGCGTCTTCTGATGATTCTAGCGTTGATGATGCTGGTTCTGGTGATGCTAGCTCTGAAGATACTAGCTCTGATGCTGCATCTTCTTCTGACGCTAGTGTTGAAGAAGCTAGTCCTGATGTTGAATCTGTTGAGGATACAAGTAGTGACCAGCGCGGCACGGTAAGTATCCAAAAAGTATCTAGTCAAATAGGTGCTAATAATCCAACGTATCAGCAAGCGCTTAATTTTACCCAACTGACGCAATACGACAAAGCGATTCCTTTGCTTGTAAACAATGATAAGTTAATTATAGAAACTCAGGGGTTATCGGCATTACTATTGGCAAAAATTTATATAATGACAAATCAATATAATTTGGCAGATGATGTTCTTGAGCACTCGACGCAACTTAATGCGGGGTCTGGGGTGGAAATTGTGGCTTTGAGAGCCCAATCGAAGTTTATGCAACAGCAGTATCAGCAAGTGGTTAATCTTTTGGCGCCGCAATCACCTGATTTGTCGAGTTTTCCTGGATACTATGCTTTGTTAGCAGCCGCTTATATGCGTTTAGATCAGCCAAGCAATGCGGTTTCTATTTTTCAACAAATTGTAGCGAAATTTCCGACTTCAGCAAATTATTGGCTGGGTTTAGCTTTGGCCTATCAAAAATCTGGTGATGTTAACAGTGCGCTGATTGCCTATCGTCGCGCGGCACAGTTAAGTGAAAGTAATCCTCAAGTTTTATTGTTTATTAATCAACAACTTCATACATTGCAAGCGACATAA
- a CDS encoding AAA family ATPase gives MHTEIKRYFQLHDLPFEQTPNLKFFCGFELYRDALDTIVHSLEKGEPIIKVVGEVGTGKTLLCRKLIDALDQQDMVTLYIHNPLLNTETLFRLIADELAVPHAETDAEYYLYKNITDKLLSYYHENKHVVLLVDEAQTLSDASLEALRLLTNLESEHKKLIQIILLGQPELDERLSLKKFRQLKQRIGFNVRLTALHATQVSPYLQQRLLSAGHANGKLFSEAASKLIFKVSHGIPRVINIVAYKALLASYVQGKLLVDKEAMRAAILDSKETLDSCSKKKNMLSKKYGFVILLVVLVTFVLISVFLLIR, from the coding sequence ATGCACACTGAAATTAAGCGCTATTTTCAACTGCATGACTTACCGTTTGAACAAACCCCAAACTTGAAGTTTTTTTGTGGTTTTGAGTTGTATCGCGATGCTTTGGATACAATTGTTCACAGCCTGGAGAAAGGAGAGCCAATTATTAAGGTGGTTGGCGAAGTGGGCACTGGAAAAACATTGTTATGCCGCAAATTGATTGATGCGTTAGATCAGCAAGATATGGTGACTTTATATATCCATAATCCACTATTGAATACAGAAACATTGTTTCGTTTGATTGCTGATGAACTAGCCGTACCTCATGCTGAAACTGATGCAGAGTATTATCTTTATAAAAATATTACAGACAAATTGCTTTCTTACTATCATGAAAACAAACATGTTGTTTTGCTAGTGGATGAAGCACAAACTTTGTCAGATGCCTCCCTAGAAGCGCTACGCTTGCTGACTAACCTAGAATCGGAACATAAAAAATTAATACAAATTATTTTATTGGGCCAGCCTGAGTTAGATGAGAGGCTTTCATTGAAAAAATTTAGACAGCTAAAACAACGTATTGGTTTTAATGTTAGATTGACCGCTTTGCACGCCACTCAAGTTTCTCCTTATTTACAACAGCGATTGCTTTCTGCAGGCCATGCTAATGGAAAATTATTTTCAGAAGCGGCGAGTAAATTGATTTTTAAAGTAAGTCATGGCATTCCTCGAGTGATTAATATTGTTGCTTACAAAGCATTGCTGGCTTCTTACGTACAAGGAAAGCTTCTAGTAGACAAAGAAGCAATGCGGGCGGCCATTTTGGATTCCAAAGAAACCTTAGATTCTTGCTCTAAGAAGAAAAATATGTTGAGTAAAAAGTACGGATTTGTCATTTTACTTGTTGTTTTGGTAACGTTTGTTTTGATTTCAGTTTTTTTATTGATTAGGTAG
- a CDS encoding secretin N-terminal domain-containing protein, translating into MMQKRVMDDAKNLSLPNSVAEQMMPAANLLVDTKQSNSSEKFDVSVNNVAAKEFFAGLAQGSNCSLVLSPGVTGNVSLSLKQVTLQETLDAVSDLYGYHYEKTSYGYNIYPKQLETRIFMIDKLTLERTLQTSTLVDSSGSSLTTAGSASGGGDSGGGSNSSTVTIQASQKDTFWTDLSSTIGALIDGSSNEKSGAADTPMAQINPETGVIVVRAFPKNMQMVEQYIAKTQSILGRQVIIEAEILDVELATEYSAGIDWSALTAGGVSSMPTAAGQLSSVYQLSMSGDRNNFTYAVSLLSTQGRVSILSKPRVSAINNQSAIIKVGTDNYYVTNVDSQVTSGDGDNTTTSTIDLEAFFSGISLYVTPQITDKGEVNLHIHPAVSEVSEDTLTVEVNDETSTLPVAKSVIRETDTVVHAKNGQVIILGGLMQVKMSDGSSGLPIKPEYQNSFGALTTSKLQINGKTELVILLRPIIVEDEVWKKELDSIAKTAYSEKADKEFLNNAH; encoded by the coding sequence ATGATGCAGAAGAGAGTGATGGATGATGCAAAGAATTTATCATTACCCAATTCAGTAGCTGAACAGATGATGCCTGCGGCAAATCTTCTTGTCGATACCAAGCAAAGCAACTCTTCAGAAAAATTTGATGTTTCTGTGAATAATGTTGCGGCAAAAGAGTTTTTTGCTGGGTTGGCACAGGGTTCAAATTGCAGTTTAGTGCTTTCTCCGGGCGTCACGGGGAATGTTTCTCTCAGCTTAAAACAAGTGACGTTACAAGAAACGCTTGACGCTGTATCCGATTTGTATGGTTACCATTATGAAAAAACCAGCTACGGGTATAACATTTATCCAAAACAATTAGAAACGCGTATATTCATGATTGATAAATTGACGCTAGAAAGAACGTTACAAACTAGTACACTAGTAGATAGTTCTGGTAGCTCTTTAACAACCGCGGGATCTGCTTCTGGCGGCGGTGATAGTGGCGGTGGTTCTAATTCTTCTACTGTTACAATCCAAGCTTCGCAAAAAGATACCTTTTGGACCGATCTTTCATCGACCATTGGTGCTTTAATTGATGGTAGTTCTAATGAAAAAAGTGGAGCAGCAGACACCCCAATGGCACAGATTAATCCAGAAACAGGCGTGATCGTTGTGCGTGCATTTCCTAAAAATATGCAAATGGTTGAGCAATACATTGCAAAAACCCAAAGCATATTAGGTAGACAAGTGATTATTGAGGCGGAAATTTTAGATGTAGAGCTTGCGACTGAATACAGCGCGGGTATCGATTGGAGTGCGTTAACTGCTGGTGGAGTGTCTAGCATGCCAACAGCAGCAGGTCAGCTAAGCAGTGTCTATCAGTTGAGTATGTCGGGAGATCGAAATAATTTTACTTATGCTGTGAGTTTGCTGTCTACCCAAGGAAGGGTATCCATCCTTTCAAAACCGCGCGTCTCTGCTATTAATAATCAAAGCGCAATTATTAAAGTGGGAACAGATAACTACTATGTGACGAATGTCGATAGTCAAGTCACTTCAGGTGATGGTGATAATACCACAACATCAACTATTGATTTAGAAGCGTTTTTCTCTGGAATTTCTTTGTATGTTACCCCTCAAATTACAGATAAAGGTGAGGTTAATTTGCATATTCACCCAGCGGTGAGTGAGGTCAGCGAAGATACGCTAACCGTTGAAGTCAACGATGAGACTTCAACTCTTCCAGTAGCAAAATCAGTTATTCGAGAAACAGATACGGTTGTGCATGCGAAAAATGGGCAAGTGATTATTTTAGGAGGCTTAATGCAAGTGAAAATGAGTGACGGCTCTTCTGGGTTACCCATTAAACCTGAATATCAGAATTCGTTTGGTGCGCTTACGACCTCTAAGTTACAAATTAATGGTAAAACTGAGCTGGTTATTTTGCTTCGACCCATTATTGTTGAGGATGAAGTTTGGAAGAAAGAGCTTGATAGTATTGCAAAAACAGCATATTCAGAAAAGGCGGATAAGGAGTTTTTGAATAATGCACACTGA